The following are encoded together in the Daucus carota subsp. sativus chromosome 5, DH1 v3.0, whole genome shotgun sequence genome:
- the LOC108221576 gene encoding uncharacterized protein At1g28695 gives MDHQQSKYNSKVIENGVYIFVLCGLLYVVFFNQSTIKSFFPALQQSPPQSTNTLHLKPKTYKDELDAALAKASGQNKTLIIAIVNRAYVEGYKPMLDIFLDGLWLGEDTQGLKDHLLVGAMDQTSYRRCIFHGLHCYKLKTDGVDFVAEKLYMSDEFIKMMWRRTLFLGDVLKRGYNFIFTDTDVLWLRNPFPKLIVNGSIDLQISTDRFNGDQWSEQNLINTGFYMVRSNNRTIALFDSWYAQKNNSRGLKEQDVLANLMHQGLFRNLGLKVMFLDTVFFSGFCENSRDARLVSTVHANCCRSIVAKVADLSTVMADWRRFKSLPANESSTFVWSLHDRCINSWRP, from the exons ATGGATCATCAACAATCCAAGTATAATTCCAAAGTCATCGAAAATGGCGTTTACATATTTGTTCTCTGTGGTTTACTCTACGTTGTGTTTTTCAACCAGAGCACTATCAAATCCTTCTTCCCTGCTCTTCAACAATCCCCACCTCAATCCACCAACACACTTCAT CTGAAGCCTAAGACGTACAAGGACGAACTCGACGCAGCACTAGCAAAGGCTTCGGGACAGAACAAGACGTTGATAATAGCTATAGTGAACAGGGCTTACGTCGAAGGATACAAGCCGATGCTAGATATATTTTTAGATGGATTATGGCTGGGAGAAGACACGCAAGGCCTTAAGGACCATCTTCTGGTCGGTGCAATGGATCAAACCTCGTATCGACGATGCATATTTCACGGATTACATTGCTACAAGCTTAAAACGGACGGTGTGGATTTCGTTGCAGAGAAGCTTTACATGTCTGATGAGTTCATTAAAATGATGTGGAGACGAACATTGTTTCTCGGTGATGTTCTGAAACGCGGTTACAACTTCATTTTCACG GATACAGATGTGTTATGGCTCAGAAATCCATTTCCGAAACTAATAGTAAACGGAAGTATAGACTTGCAGATCAGTACTGACAGATTTAACGGAGACCAGTGGTCTGAGCAGAATTTAATCAACACGGGTTTTTACATGGTCAGATCAAACAACAGAACAATAGCCCTGTTTGATTCCTGGTACGCCCAGAAAAACAATTCGAGAGGCCTGAAAGAACAGGATGTCCTCGCAAACTTAATGCACCAGGGCCTGTTCCGCAACTTAGGACTCAAAGTTATGTTCTTAGACACTGTTTTCTTTAGCGGTTTTTGTGAGAATAGCAGAGATGCTCGGCTTGTTTCTACAGTTCATGCTAATTGTTGTAGGAGCATTGTTGCCAAGGTGGCTGATCTTTCTACTGTTATGGCTGATTGGAGGAGGTTCAAGAGCTTGCCAGCTAACGAGAGCTCGACGTTTGTCTGGTCGCTTCATGATAGATGCATTAATTCCTGGAGACCCTGA
- the LOC135152866 gene encoding uncharacterized protein LOC135152866, with protein sequence MATTTFIFAGVEFVPNNYAAILDTAEAPRDYHPFQRFLAQSVIETAQVANSEPTPTTVSEPVHTSPQKTARFKRRAHKPQRAKIPESEITDFTIQEEQAPSSSIPDDPSQALMVEPIQAVPLISPTVSPTTSPKATPTASAVDKEIECDAQATSEAGATQSDCQTPLSDHGQIPQSPMKIPEDAIVHDTAPENYRSDVVDETDQVAVEALQTLAQTGEEPIKSQSEDKGKSAQENVEKVADPVPEDEKANSDTEDDTSSDSDKDDNTEIPLTQQKWESTSQFNARL encoded by the exons atggccactacaacattcatctttgcaggtgtggaatttgttcctaataactatgcagccatccttgacaCTGCTGAGGCCCCAagagattatcatccctttcagcgattcttggcacagagtgtcatcg aaactgcacaagttgcaaactctgaacctactccaacaacagtctctgaacctgttcacACCAGTCCTCAGAAGacagccagattcaaaagaagggcacacAAGCCACAGAGGGCCAAGattccagaatctgaaattactgatttcactatccaagaagagcaagcaccatcaaGCTCAATTCCTGATGatccttctcaagctctgatggtggaacccattcaagctgttcctctgatATCTCCTACAgtatctcctacaacatctcctaaagcaactcctacagcatctgcagtagataaagaaatagagtgtgatgcacaagctacatctgaagctggagcaactcAGTCTGATTGTCAAACTCCACTATCTGATCATGGtcaaattcctcaatctccaatgaaaattccagaggatgccattgttcatgatacagctccagagaactacaggtctgatgtagttgatgaaactGACCaagtagctgtggaagctttacaaactcttgctcagactggtgaagagcccatcaagtcacagtctgaagATAAAGGAAAATCTGCTCAGGAAAATGtagagaaagttgctgatcctgttcctgaagatgaaaaagcaaactctgatactgaggatgataccAGTTCAGACTCTGACAAGGATGACAATACTGAAATCCCTTTGacacaacagaaatgggagtctactagccagttcaatgcaag attgtga
- the LOC108220861 gene encoding glutamate dehydrogenase 2 — MNALAATNRNFRLASRILNLDSKLEKSLLIPFREIKVECTIPKDDGELVSFVGFRVQHDNARGPMKGGIRYHPEVDPDEVNALAQLMTWKTAVVDIPYGGAKGGIGCSPRDLSNSELERLTRVFTQKIHDLIGVQTDVPAPDMGTNAQTMAWILDEYSKFHGHSPAIVTGKPIDLGGSLGRDAATGRGVVYATQALLAEHGKSIEDTKFAIQGFGNVGSWAARLIHERFGKVVAVSDITGAVTNPDGIDIPALQWHKEETGSLKNFSGADAMNAEDLLVHDCDVLIPCALGGVLNRENAGDVRAKFIIEAANHPTDPEADEILSKKGVIVLPDIYANAGGVTVSYFEWVQNIQGFAWAEEQVNKELKRYMKRAFLNMKSMCQTHNCDLRMGAFTLGVNRVARATMLRGWEA; from the exons ATGAATGCTCTAGCCGCCACCAACCGGAATTTTCGCCTTGCATCTCGCATTCTCAACTTGGATTCGAAGCTTGAGAAGAGTCTGCTGATCCCCTTCAGAGAAATCAAG GTTGAATGTACTATTCCAAAAGATGATGGAGAACTAGTGTCTTTTGTTGGGTTTAGGgtgcagcatgacaatgctcGTGGACCCATGAAAGGGGGCATTCGATATCACCCTGAG GTTGATCCTGATGAAGTGAATGCGCTGGCTCAACTGATGACTTGGAAAACTGCTGTCGTAGACATTCCTTATGGTGGTGCAAAGGGTGGGATAGGATGCTCACCTAGGGATTTAAGTAACAGTGAGCTAGAACGTCTTACGCGTGTCTTCACTCAGAAAATTCATGATCTGATTGGCGTTCAAACTGACGTTCCTGCACCAGATATGGGCACCAACGCTCAG ACCATGGCTTGGATTTTGGATGAGTACTCAAAATTTCATGGGCATTCACCAGCTATTGTGACGGGGAAACCTATA GATCTTGGTGGTTCATTGGGCAGGGACGCAGCAACCGGACGTGGTGTTGTTTATGCAACACAAGCTTTATTAGCCGAACATGGGAAGTCCATTGAAGATACAAAGTTTGCTATTCAG GGTTTCGGGAATGTTGGATCATGGGCAGCAAGGCTCATTCATGAGAGATTTGGAAAGGTTGTCGCCGTGAGTGATATCACTGGAGCAGTCACAAACCCAGATGGGATTGATATACCAGCATTGCAATGGCATAAAGAGGAAACAGGGAGCTTAAAGAATTTCAGCGGTGCGGACGCGATGAATGCTGAGGACTTGCTTGTGCATGACTGTGATGTTCTTATACCATGTGCATTGGGTGGTGTTTTGAACAG AGAAAATGCAGGTGATGTGAGGgcaaaatttataattgaagCAGCAAACCATCCCACAGATCCTGAAGCTGATGAG ATTCTATCTAAGAAAGGAGTTATAGTCCTGCCAGATATCTATGCAAATGCTGGAGGCGTGACTGTCAGTTATTTTGAGTGGGTTCAG AACATACAAGGGTTTGCATGGGCCGAGGAACAGGTGAATAAGGAACTGAAGAGGTACATGAAAAGAGCTTTTCTTAATATGAAGAGCATGTGCCAGACACACAACTGCGACCTTCGGATGGGCGCATTCACACTTGGTGTGAATCGGGTTGCTCGTGCTACCATGTTAAGGGGTTGGGAGGCATAA